The segment aggctagcctggtctgcagaacgagttccaggacagcgaagagaaaccctgtctcgaaaaacaaaaagacggggttggggatttagctcagtggtagagcgcttgcctagcaagcgcaaggccctgggttcggtccccagctctggaaaaaaaaaaaaaaaaaaaaaaaaaaagaaagaaagaaaggaaaaagaaaacaaaaaactaaaccaaaaagtGCTCTGGCCGCCCATCTGAACTTCAGAGTAAGAATCTAAGGGCCGGTGTCAGCCGGTGATGCCGATGGCCTGCTAGGTTTTAGAAGGGTGtcgttgttattttgtttgttttgctttagaaaAGGGTTTTAAAAATACGGAATGCTTCACGAATCTGTGTGTCATCTTTGCGCTGGGCCCATACTAATCTTACTTGTATCTTTCCAATTCTAGTATACGTGCTGCTGAAGGGAGCATGGTTTTGCATGTTTAAGCAAACTTCCTAGATCTTCAGTGTTGGAATCCTAGCTTTACCGTTTCCTTAGGCAAATTTTCTAACTTCTAACCTCTCTCTGCTCTTTTCCCTGTGATACaaacaaagggaaacaataaCACTTGTTCATTTGATATTAGGAGAATAAAATGGCAACATATGAAGTGTGTGGGACAGTACCTTGTGCAAAATGAGCATATACTAGCCACGGGACCCACGAGATGGTTCAGATGAAAAAGCACTTGTTACCAAACATGATGGATGAGCCAGGAGCAGGTGGCCGAGAGAAGGGCATCCTGAGACAGACTGACGGGGCAAAAATAAAACGGGGAGACTCAAACAGCAAGTACTTGGCGAGGCAGCTGGGGAATAGCCAGTCTAGTGAGGAAAGATAGTTGAGGTAGTCACCCAGTAATTGTGCTGAAGCTGATTAAATAAATCGATAGGACTCTGTTTTGATTACTGGGGGACTGGCCGGGGCATATTAAGAACTAGTAGCTGatgtcttgcctggttacagaagatgactggttcaggctCTGTATCTCTCAGTACTAGGTAGGAATCATgactagggtcaccctcatagatttcTAGGAGTTTCTATTACTATTTCTATTACATAGTTTCTAGGTTTTTACCTCACCCCTCAAATGCCTCCCCCCATTCAAGTtatctctcccagtactctctccctccattctgaTCCTTTTTGTTCCCTTCCCTACCTGCCCCCAGTCCACCCTCttctattttcccttcccagagagatccatgtgtctgtctccccttgagccctccttgttacttgaCCTCTCTGAGCGTGTGGACTGTGGCATGACTATTCTTTATCCCTAATGTCCGCAccatgagtgcacaccatgtttATCTTTCCAGGCCTGGGCTACCTCGCTCacgattcttttttctttcctagttccatccatttgccttcaaatttcatgtTATTATTTTTGTAACAGCTGAGTAAAACTCCATTATGTAAGTGtacattttcttatccattccttagtttctattatgaataaagctgctatgaacataattggtCAAGTGTCTTTTTggacatcctttgggtatatgcccagaagtggtagagctgggtcttgaggtagagttccagttttctgagaaacagccatattggtttccagagtggctgtacaaaTTTGCATtgtcaccagcaatggaggagtgctccccttgctccacatccttgccagcctgtGCTGTCACTTGTGGTTTTGATATTAGCCACTCTGACAGGTGTGAGACAGAACcggagttgttttgatttgcgtctCCCTGATGGACAAGGATGATGAACTTCAAGTGTTCCTCGGCCGTTTGAGATGCCTCTGTTGGAgggttctttgtttagctctgtaccccttttCACTTGGGCCATTTGGCTTATTGATGTCTAGGTTCTGGAGTTCCTTATATATtatggatattagccttctgtcagatatGAAGTTGGTGaacatcttttcccattctgtaggctgccattttgtcccattCACGAtatcatttgccttacagaagcttttcggtttcatgaggtcctgtttATTGTCAGTCTTGGTGCccgagctattggtgttctgtttaggaagttgtctcctgtgacaaCTTTCTCTCCTATGAATATCTTAGGGTcaatctaaccaagcaagtgaaagacatacatggtaaaaaactaaagaaaggggctggagagatggctcagtggttaagagcaccgactgctcttccggaggtcctgagttcaaatcccagcaaccacatggtggctcacaaccatctgtaaagagatctgatgccctcttctggtgtgtctgaagacagctacagtgaacttatatataataaataaatctttaaaaaaaaaaactaaagaaagaaattgaagaagatatcagaagatggaacgatctcccatgcttgtggataggaaagattaacatagtaaaaatattaaaagcaaacaaacaaaaaacggcCATCTTAGGAAAAGCAACCTAGATTCAACGCAATCCTcacaaaaattccaacacaattctttacagaccttgaaagcaCAATATGGGAAAACAAGAAACGCGGGGTAGCTACAACAACTCTGCAGTATAAACTGGAGGTATCGCCGCCACCCGTAGTTCAAGCTCTGCTACAGTTACAGTAATAGAACACACACGATACTGGCATCAAAAcagaggttgatcaatggaattgaagacccagataaatctacacacctatggacacctgatttttgataaagaagccagaaacatACAATGGGACTATTTTAAAACAAGATCTCATGTAGGCTATGCTGACCTTGGCTTTCTCTGTAGCTGAGGACCGTGAACTCCTGatactcctgcctctacctccccaatactgggattacaggcttatAGCAGCATACCCTGCCTTTGAATTAATTGTTTCCCAGAGATAAAACCAAGAGCCCAGAACatcctaggcaagtactctaccactgtaCTATAGCCCTAGTCCTTAGGATATCACTGTGTATTCCAGGTttgctgagtgctggaattactaTGTGTGCCATACTAGTGTCTGAAATACTTTatacattcataaatacatatatcCCAAAGTGGGCTTATATAAACTTTCCGTTTCAGAGACTGCACAGAAAGTAAACTGGTAAAATAAGCATTTATTAgaagggcagggggtgggggaaaaaaaactctCTGAGGCCAGCTCGGGAGTGGGAAACAATGGGGGCTCCCTGCTGAGGTAGGGCAGGACTGTAGATCTTCCCACTCCTGAGTCTCAGGGAAGGCCTGTGGCAGAGCTCACTGTGCCTTTAGGCCAGTGTGTGCTGAGCAACTCATATCAGGGGAGGTGGCAGAGGAAGTCATGCAGAGGCAAGGCCAGGACCCCTGACAGGGAGATTCCCAAGGTGTCAGAAATGCAGGCAGCTTCCATGGCAAACTCTCGGTGCTTGTCACTGGTCTGGGAGAGCAAAGAACAAGGGTTAGGCTTCTATCCACAAGGCTCCTAAGACCACAGCCCTTGTCCAACTGGTACAGACCTCCAGGGCAATGTTGTGGAAGGTATTCACGTAAGCGGCCCCGCCCAGAAGCCCTTCATACAGAATGACGATGAAGATGAGGTAGATGCTGGGCAGGAAGGTCAAGCATACATCTGCCAGCAGGAAGGCCAGGTTGAGGCACTGTGAGCAGAGGGAGGCGGGGCTTGAGACTGGGCAACAGCACAGAGGGAGGCAGCATTATCTCTGAGCTGCCGGGTTATAGGAAATCCTGGTGAAGCAGAGGGCTGTGTGGGACCCCAGCGCCCAGCTGGGCCTGTGGGACCCTGAAATCCTGGTGGCCTTCGCTGgtcccatccccatcctcacATGCCCTGTGggttcctccccttcctttgttCCTGTCACTCTTTGTTCCTGCCTGGAATGTTCCTCATCACTGGTGATCTCTCAATCACATCAGGGTCATTCCCACTGCAGTCAGCAGTCAcctcctttccttcttgttttttgttttttaatggcaTGAATCATCACACCTAGATAACCCtactccccaccacacacacacacacacacacacacacacacacacacacacactgcagatcTAACACAGGAGCTTgtgcttcacaggaaaatgctcTACCAGAGTCCTATCTTCAGCACCCAAAAGCCCTCTGAATAGCACCTATTCTCCCCTAATTACTGCACTGAGATCAATGGGTCATTTGACAATGTCTGGAGACCTACCTGGCTGTCTCACCAGCATCTGGCTAGGGATACTGCTAAACACCCACAACTCATAAGACAGCAAGTTATACATCAGAATAATCTAGCTGCAAATGTCTAAGAGTACAACATTTTGGACTAGAAAGACGGCTCAGTAGTTAACAGCACCTGCTGTTCTTCCACAGCATCCACATGGCGGTTCACAACTATCTATAGTTCCAGTTCCAGACTATCTGACacctttctggcctccatgggcaccaggcgcACAGGTggttcacataaatacaagtagaCAAAGGTtcgtgtatatataaataaaaaaaaagttcagtgtTTATGTGGGCTTCAGGTGtaggttcaaagccagctttATTATGAAGACTTTGCCTCCAAATGAAAACTttgggccaatgagatggctcaggtaATGGCACGTACTTCcaaacctgatggcctgagtCAGATCCTTAAACCCACATGTGGAGAAGAGAACCAATCCTGCAAGCAGTCCTCTGACCCCCATACACACAGTGTGGCAAGTGCCTCTCTCCCACCAATGAATAAATATAAGTCTAATTATAATtgtaaaaaagtaaacaaatggggttggggatttagctcagtggtagagcgcttgcctaggaagcgcaaggccctgggttcggtccccagctctgaaaaaaagaaccaaaaaaaaaaaaaaaaaaaaagtaaacaaatagatGTCTGAGGGCTTAAGAAGTTCAGGAACAAACTGCTCTGACCTAGCATGAGTAAGGCCCCGCTCTCAGTCAGAGTGACTACAAGACAATGAACAAAGGCCAGGCACGGCACAGGCCTTCAATGCCAGCATTCATGAAGCagatctgtgagctccaggccagcctgggctatatatcagattccaggccagccagggctacacagtgagatcctgtctcaaaaacacacaaataaataaacaaacaaacaaaaaaataaggcagacaacaccaaaaccaaaataaatcaaaacaatatgttgttcttccttttttgCCTCCATATTGATATACAAGCACACTGAGAAATAGGTGTTGCCATGGCTATTAAATATTTTACCTTTTGCAGTACTAGGGATAGGACCCACAGCCTCAGACcagctaggcaaacactctgccaCTGAGGTACACAATCCTCTCCACCACATCTGATTTCTTGATAGGAAAACTGAAGCTCGTTAGAGGGTCAGAGACCTGCTCTGAGTCACACAGCTATTGAGTACAGAAACTGGTATTTACCACAAGTATGACTGGCTCCTCCTGATGCCACCACACGTTTTATATGGAGCCCTGCTGGCATTTAGTGCTGTGCTTAAGAATGCTGGAGCACACTAACGTCTTCTGTTGAGTAAGGAATTCAGGGAGCCTTGGTGGGTGTGAACAAATAGGGCAGGGACTCAGTACCTGGAGCAGGGCTAGGATCCAGGTGAACCGGATTCGGCAACACTGGAGAGAAGAGCGGGAAGCGAACACACCAGCCTGGTATAGCATCTGGTACCTAAggtgggggcaggaaggaggaggaaggtccACTGGCACCATTGGGGTCAACCCCAGGACCCCAACATCAAGGGATCCTCCTGGCCCACTGCCCACCTGCCAACTTCTCTCACCATCGGTACTGCTGAGCATGACTTAAGGATGTGTTCCGGAAAAACAGGAGCTCAAACTGCAGCAAAGACCAGACAAATGGAGATTGTGGAACGTCAGCCCTATTTCTCCTCCCACACCCCCTCCCCGGCACCCCTCACTCACAAGCCCCTGGTTGATAAAGTATTCTGCAAAGTAGACCAGCACCAGAGGGATGATGTATCGCAAGAGGCCCTGGAAGATTCGGGAGATGTGAGtggaaggcaggaggcagaggatcCTCACAGGGCACCCACAGCCACCATCCACACCTTGAACACTGTCCACCTTTCCTGGAGAGAGAGGTCCCAGCTGGTACCTacagagcaggaagaagaggaggaagttgCCCACGGAACAGCAAACAGCAAGCAGCTGTGGGACAGTAAAAGGCCCCCATTCCcagttgaggaggtttgaaacccCGGTGACCCTGAGGGACAGTAGGTGTTTCACCTGACTCCTAAGAAACCAGGCTGGTCActagcccacagccctccatagatttgtgaccatcagtcatgtaaggtcAATGCTccaagccccttcacaggtagaggatgtggggtcacgtaggctcaagacagatctccattataatgaggtacctaaaggcctggaggcttagccaatggatttcccttcccagacactcctccctgcaaaaggtatttagtcTCAggccactctgagaagtggggtacggttttactcgTCCATCTCCACCATGATAATAAACTGCctgaaaccatggactgcctcttttaacggagaaggcctttgcctacagagttGCCTGCTAATCTCCCAGTGGTGCctgatgcccaagagcctgagaaccagacagccccAGCCTTCTTACAGGTCCCGGGAAACCCAGCCAGCTCTGGCTATGGCCCAGTTCAgcctgtgcttccccacccccagagcagtGTCCACGGCTTCTCACAGCCTGATACCCTCAGCGTAGGTAAGAGGGGTCAACTTCCTGCATCCTGCCTCCTCCAGTGGCCCAAGTGTGGATTTAAATTTCATGCTATGTAGTTTACACAGCATgtgtaactgatttttttttaaaaaagcaaggcTTTTATCTGCTGATTCCACCTCAGACTCTGACTGTGCTTTCTGTTTCTAGAATAGCCAGGCTCTTTTTCTCCCAAAAGGCCTCACCCTAAACTTTTTCCTGTGCCTGGAACATGTTCACCTAGACATTTGCAAGGCTGACACCTTGACAGCCAAGTTTCAGCCCAAAGATGTCCTCCAAAAGGCTGTCTTGGGCTGacgagatgactcagtggatgagGGCACTTACTGCCTCGTCTGAATGAGCAGAGCTCAATTCTCAGAACATCTGACCTCACATTCATGCACATGCCCTTCCCCAGGCAACCCCACCCTCAAATGGTTTGTTGTTGGGGCTTCtcttgggggctggaaagatggctcacagCTGTTTGTAATTCCAGTAACAACACTCTCCCAtcgacacacacacaggtaaaacacCAAGGCACatgagagaaaaacaaatcaCTGGGcagtgcgtgcctttaatcccagcacgtgggagtcagaggcaggtagatctctgaaagtttgagggcagcctggtccactaagggagttctaggacagccagggctacacagagaaactctgtctcaaacaaacaaacaattaatcAATCACTGGCTGCTCAACCATGAGGGTCAGAATTTGAATCCTGGCAACatcagctcacagccacctgtaactgcaACTCTGAGGCTTCTGTTGCCCCCTGCTGGTCATCTACGGTATAAggtcacgaacacacacacacacataaataaatataaaaataaatcttagccaGTTGTATGGTGGCATATGTGTTtactcctagcacttgggaagcagaggcaggtggatttgtgAGGTTGAGGCCATTCTAGTGTACATGGTGAttttccaggccagctagggctacacagagagactctgtttaaaaacaaataagcaaaaacaaaacaaaacaaaataaagaaacccaCTTAGAACCTTCTGGAAAGAAGAGGCCTTAAGTCATCCCCACCCCGTTTTCTTAACTTATTTTCTGGGTTTTGTGCAGGGTCTGATCAACTGGCCCtgatcacagagatctgcttgtggatgcctcccaagggttgggattaaaggtatgcaccaccccTCTGGGCCccatcatggttttttttttttttttttttttttttggttctttttttcagagctggggaccgaacccagggccttgcgcttcctaggtaagcgctctaccgctgagctaaatccccagccccccccccccccccatcacggTTCTATGTCCTGTGGAAATGCTCTCATTTCTCCATCTCGAGCACCACCGTTCCCAGCAATCGGAATGTCTGGCATGTAGTCAATAGTTAGTTAAGCATACACAACTGCTTTGACCCAAACCTGTACACCCGGCAGCCTGTTTCCCTCAACTGTGTCCACTGTTGACACTAAAACCCCAAGGGGAAAGTGGCCCTGGGAGGgcctttgtatctttttttttttttttcttttttttccagagctggggacggaacccagggccttgcgctctctaggcaagcgctctaccactgagctaaatccccaaccccggcctttGTATCTTACCTGGCCTAGACTCTGGGGTCTCGGTGCCTATGAGAGGCTGCCGGGCAGCAGTCTCTGCCTCGTCTTGCCCTCCAGGGTCCAGGGGTTCAGGAGATGTGAGCAGCAAGAAATAGCTGGGGTGGAATGGAGAAGAGAGTCAGGGAGCTCTTGTTGGGAAAGGCCCCAGAGGTCCTGCAGGCCCTACCCTTCCACGGCCCCTCACATCTGCAGGGGGCACTCCAGCCTCTAAGGTACCCTGTGCTGGGAAGCCTCAAATGCTCACAAGCGCATCCGTCGGAAGCCAACTACGCAGGGGCCTCGTTTGACTCAGACACAGCAGCAGCTCTGCCTCCCTGTTCTCGGGACCCAGTATTTTTTATAATTCACCACTTTACagtcatttttattaaatgtgttTCTTGATATTTTTATCCATGTATATACTGCACTCTGGTGACTCTCACCCACCTTCTTGTCCCCACACCCTGTGACCTCTCTCCCACGTCACAGGACCCTTTCTCATACTCAGTGTCCGTTTCGTTTTTGTGACTGAGTTTACCCAGGGTCTGTATGATCGTGGGGtttcttaattttgttttccaagacagggtcttactatgtggctctgactggcctagaactcaagatgtagaccaggctgacctcaaactcacagagatccacctgcctcctgagtgcttggattaaaggcatttgccataGATCCATCTCATTTACTGTTTGAGCCAGGGTCTCCACACATAGCCCAGGAAATCTTCAAACAtatgatccttctgcttcagcctcccaagagcCAGGACTATGGGTATTCAGAATTACACACATACTGACTCCTCTTTTGGATATAGCCTTGTCCTTGTAACAGGCCCCCCGGACCTTAGGATGGCTCACTCCAATGGAAGTTCCATTCAAACTATAAATTTTAGCATGTAGACAGCACCACgtgccaaaactaaaacaaaaacctaaactaTCAAAGTCCACAGTTcagggacagtctctgaatgcaCTAACCTTGCTATTTGGCTTCTGTAGTTACACTTCCggctaactgttcttgctaaTTGAAGTACATCAACCCAGACCACAGTTTTGCACTTAAAAGCtcatcctgggctggagagatggctcagcagttaagagcacccgactgctcttccagaggtcatgagttcaattcccagcaaccacatggtggctcacaaccatctgtaaagagatctgatgccctcttctggtgtatctgaagacagctacagtgtacttatatataataaataaaaaaacaaacaaacaaacaaaaaagatttaaaaaaaaaaaaaaagcttatccTGAGAAAGGCTCGGGCTATGCTAGAATCCCAAACGCCCAGTGTAGTCAACAGGTGGCTAATTAGCTTTTCAGTGGTTTAAACCCGTGTCTGAGAACTCTTCTCCGGTGGATACCATACAACAGCCCTAAACTATAACAAGATCCACgtgtctctgcctgctgagtgctgggatcaaagacacGTGCCGCTACACCTGGCTTAATAACGTTTTCtgagacacacaaatacaaacaacaaataaGCAGAGGTCCACTCAGCCCTAGCCCCCGTCTCAGGAGTCTCCCTGTGCGGATGAGACAGGACACTGTGCGACAGAGACAACTGAGGCTCAGGAATGAAGTTGTCCAGAGTCACACAGTTAACACCCCCCAACTCTGGGACTCAAATTGAGGGGTGTCGAGAGTCCAGAATCCACACCCCTTCACAACAAGGCTGAAGAATCTGAAGACTGGATTAGGGTCTCTTCCCATCTTTCATCCTTTGGGCCTAAGGACACTCACCTGGCTAGCATCAGAACAGGGATCCCCAGCATAGAAAGTAGGGTGTGCTGCGgggagaggccagcctgggtgagCCCCAGGTATGACAGCGATCCAAGAAGCCCTGCACCCCCAGTTCCTGAAGACCACCATGAGATCACAGCACTGGAAAGAGCACAGGAGCATTCAGGAAGATGGAACCAGCAGGGGGCACACTTCTCCCAGCGCTCCTGGTTCAGGCCACTTACCTGGGGTAGAAGGCAGTCAGTGAAAGGAAGGTGACCTCCCCTAGACCTGATGAGATGCTGGCCAAAACCACTCCTGGGAGGACAAACAGCATACAGTGACCTTTAACTGAAAGCCGCAGTCCCTAGTGGTTTGTTCACAGCCTCATCTCCATCCTCTCAGCAGGGCTAATAGAGCTGTCCCTCGACTGGCTAGGGTCTCCTCTGAAAAGCCACACCCTTCTCTACATGTCCTCGCCAATTGTACCCCCATTTTCGTTCAGTTAGTTGATAACTCTCAATTATTCAACCCCGCTCATCCCACTCTATACTCAGTTCCCCCCATTTCTTCCTATTGACACCCTCCAAGTTGTTCCTAGAGCCCACGTCCGGTTAGGGAAGCTTTACAAGGGTTTGTCCTTgaggcctggaacttgctatgtaggtcAGGGAACTGGTCTtctccttggtttttgttgttgttgttgttgtttgttttgttttgtttgagatagggttttgctGTGCAGCTTAGGGTAGCCTTGAACTATGTGGCCTGAACTAACCTCAAAttcagtctttctgtctctgtttcccaagtgttaGAATTGCAAGTGTGTGCGTGCTCCAtccgcccccccccacacacacaccaacaccactAGCAGTCTCCTGGGGCTACGCACATATCCTTTTATTCTGGGAAGCTGGGAGACTACCTGCACATCACTCTGTTGAGGTTTCTCTGGGCCCACCAACCTCTCAGAGCTTCGTACTCACCACACAGGCTTAACCCCACTGATTGAGAAAAGGCAACCAGAACAAAGCTTCCAGCAGAACAGACTCCACTGACAAGCACCCGGGGGCTgagaagagatggggaggaaTTCAGAAGGCCACCTCCATTCAAGAATCTCCAGACAcctgcttcctccctctctgccctcctcctgccACCCTCACCCAGACCTGTAAGGCAGCAAATGAAGGCCAAGAGGAGCCAGGAGTTTGATGACAAGGGTGGGAAGGATGTCTGCTAGGAGCACCGCCTGAAACAGGAGAACACAGTAAGAGCCTAGACCCTTCCCAGAGACAACCTTCCCAACCCAGCAGTGGAGCCAGTCAATGAGACCTGCTGCAAGTTCAGGCTCTGGAGTTAGATCTCAGTTTACACCCAGCTCTGGGGCTCCTCCAATGGGTGTCAGGACATATTTACTCGCTCTGAGCTTCAATTTCCTCAATCTAAACAGGGAAGCTTACAGTGTCTAGTTCACGAAGCTGGCGGAGGGGGTGGTTCCTGAGCTAATAGTTACCATTCATGCGCTctcgcgcacgcgcacgcgcacacacacacacacacacacacacacacacacacacacgctgatgATTGCAATATAGACAATCCCAAGTGGACATCGGGGGAATGAAGTCACAAAGGCATGGATCTTGGGGACCTCACATGGGTACTCACAGCTGTGGAGATTGAATTGCAATCAAATCGAGATGAGCTGTTATGGGGCATGGGTGTTGGGCCTGGTTCCACCTATGGGAGAAAAGAGAGTCTTTCCTACAAAGAGGCAGGAGG is part of the Rattus norvegicus strain BN/NHsdMcwi chromosome 1, GRCr8, whole genome shotgun sequence genome and harbors:
- the Cln3 gene encoding battenin isoform X1: MGSSESSWRRLEDSEREETDSEPQTPPLDNLSVLWKNAVGFWILGLCNNFSYVVMLSAAHDILKQEQASGNQSHVEPGPTPMPHNSSSRFDCNSISTAAVLLADILPTLVIKLLAPLGLHLLPYSPRVLVSGVCSAGSFVLVAFSQSVGLSLCGVVLASISSGLGEVTFLSLTAFYPSAVISWWSSGTGGAGLLGSLSYLGLTQAGLSPQHTLLSMLGIPVLMLASYFLLLTSPEPLDPGGQDEAETAARQPLIGTETPESRPGTSWDLSLQERWTVFKGLLRYIIPLVLVYFAEYFINQGLFELLFFRNTSLSHAQQYRWYQMLYQAGVFASRSSLQCCRIRFTWILALLQCLNLAFLLADVCLTFLPSIYLIFIVILYEGLLGGAAYVNTFHNIALETSDKHREFAMEAACISDTLGISLSGVLALPLHDFLCHLP
- the Cln3 gene encoding battenin isoform X2, yielding MTSLSRSRHLETRAMKDPKETNGYQVEPGPTPMPHNSSSRFDCNSISTAAVLLADILPTLVIKLLAPLGLHLLPYSPRVLVSGVCSAGSFVLVAFSQSVGLSLCGVVLASISSGLGEVTFLSLTAFYPSAVISWWSSGTGGAGLLGSLSYLGLTQAGLSPQHTLLSMLGIPVLMLASYFLLLTSPEPLDPGGQDEAETAARQPLIGTETPESRPGTSWDLSLQERWTVFKGLLRYIIPLVLVYFAEYFINQGLFELLFFRNTSLSHAQQYRWYQMLYQAGVFASRSSLQCCRIRFTWILALLQCLNLAFLLADVCLTFLPSIYLIFIVILYEGLLGGAAYVNTFHNIALETSDKHREFAMEAACISDTLGISLSGVLALPLHDFLCHLP
- the Cln3 gene encoding battenin isoform X3, producing the protein MLSAAHDILKQEQASGNQSHVEPGPTPMPHNSSSRFDCNSISTAAVLLADILPTLVIKLLAPLGLHLLPYSPRVLVSGVCSAGSFVLVAFSQSVGLSLCGVVLASISSGLGEVTFLSLTAFYPSAVISWWSSGTGGAGLLGSLSYLGLTQAGLSPQHTLLSMLGIPVLMLASYFLLLTSPEPLDPGGQDEAETAARQPLIGTETPESRPGTSWDLSLQERWTVFKGLLRYIIPLVLVYFAEYFINQGLFELLFFRNTSLSHAQQYRWYQMLYQAGVFASRSSLQCCRIRFTWILALLQCLNLAFLLADVCLTFLPSIYLIFIVILYEGLLGGAAYVNTFHNIALETSDKHREFAMEAACISDTLGISLSGVLALPLHDFLCHLP
- the Cln3 gene encoding battenin isoform X4, with translation MPHNSSSRFDCNSISTAAVLLADILPTLVIKLLAPLGLHLLPYSPRVLVSGVCSAGSFVLVAFSQSVGLSLCGVVLASISSGLGEVTFLSLTAFYPSAVISWWSSGTGGAGLLGSLSYLGLTQAGLSPQHTLLSMLGIPVLMLASYFLLLTSPEPLDPGGQDEAETAARQPLIGTETPESRPGTSWDLSLQERWTVFKGLLRYIIPLVLVYFAEYFINQGLFELLFFRNTSLSHAQQYRWYQMLYQAGVFASRSSLQCCRIRFTWILALLQCLNLAFLLADVCLTFLPSIYLIFIVILYEGLLGGAAYVNTFHNIALETSDKHREFAMEAACISDTLGISLSGVLALPLHDFLCHLP